One window of the Anguilla rostrata isolate EN2019 chromosome 13, ASM1855537v3, whole genome shotgun sequence genome contains the following:
- the nab2 gene encoding NGFI-A-binding protein 2, whose product MSLPRTLGELQLYRVLQRANLLAYYDTFIQQGGDDVQQLCEAGEEEFLEIMALVGMATKPLHVRRLQKALRDWAASPALFNQPLANLPVHSVPLFKVEAPGGAASSGARKSLSNGHAGSPCEREERASLTPMRSVSPRSPCSQASPQLPDSLDRDRLSPAEPHWPKPDPDPDGGGASGATEGRCSPAPSSPPTASSSQASAWPGGRMDPETARVVGESVEKLLSTLPRGGPGEAKSLLKLNKKLAKTLGHIFDMEPQDPTKEEEIRKYSLIYGRFDSKRRESKHLTHHEMIINEAAAQFCIHDNALLLRRVELFSLARQVARDCAYTSNLKNSRTNADDSPLPPQKKIKQEETMSECVSSYSEGSATGSESGHQGATRSGADEESLSGESRDGLTLDVGSQPSQSPLHHPAPNTSAPPTWNRHFMQQTLVDEGLRLAKLVSHDQAGNISPEAGGIHSTEPGK is encoded by the exons ATGTCGCTGCCGCGCACGCTGGGGGAGCTGCAGCTGTACCGCGTGCTGCAGCGGGCCAACCTGCTGGCCTACTACGACACCTTCATCCAGCAGGGCGGCGACGACGTGCAGCAGCTGTGCGAGGCCGGGGAGGAGGAGTTCCTGGAGATCATGGCCTTGGTCGGCATGGCAACCAAACCGCTGCACGTGCGGCGCCTGCAGAAGGCCCTGCGTGACTGGGccgccagccccgccctctTCAACCAGCCGCTGGCCAACCTCCCAGTGCACAGCGTCCCTCTGTTTAAGGTGGAGGCCCCGGGCGGGGCAGCCAGCTCGGGGGCCAGGAAGTCCCTGAGCAACGGCCACGCGGGGTCCCCGTGCGAGAGGGAGGAGCGGGCGTCCCTGACCCCCATGCGGAGCGTCAGCCCCAGAAGCCCTTGCTCGCAGGCATCGCCCCAGCTTCCCGATAGCCTCGACAGAGACAGGCTGTCCCCCGCGGAACCCCACTGGCCGAAACCTGACCCGGACCCCGATGGTGGCGGGGCGTCAGGGGCTACCGAGGGCCGttgcagccccgccccctccagcccccccaccgcctcctcATCGCAGGCCTCGGCCTGGCCAGGGGGGCGGATGGACCCAGAGACGGCACGGGTGGTGGGGGAGAGCGTGGAGAAGCTTCTGAGCACCCTGCCCaggggggggccgggggaggcCAAATCACTGCTCAAGCTGAACAAGAAGCTGGCCAAGACCTTGGGACACATCTTTGACATGGAGCCCCAGGACCCCACCAAAGAGGAGGAGATTCGCAAATACAGCCTGATCTACGGACGCTTCGACtctaagaggagagagagcaagcatcTAACGCACCACGAG ATGATTATCAACGAAGCAGCTGCCCAGTTCTGCATCCACGACAACGCCCTGCTGCTGCGGCGGGTGGAGTTGTTCTCGCTGGCCAGGCAAGTGGCACGGGACTGTGCCTACACCTCCAACCTCAAAAACAGCAG GACGAACGCAGACGATAGCCCCCTGCCGCCGCAGAAGAAGATCAAGCAGGAG GAAACCATGTCAGAGTGCGTATCCTCCTACTCGGAGGGGTCAGCGACGGGGTCGGAAAgcggccaccagggggcgacgAGGTCAGGGGCGGACGAGGAGAGTCTGTCAGGAGAGAGCCGGGATGGTCTGACACTGG ACGTGGGGTCACAGCCTAGCCAATCCCCATTGCATCATCCCGCCCCCAAcacctctgccccgcccacctggaATCGGCACTTCATGCAACAGACGCTTGTGGACGAGGGGCTACGATTGGCTAAGCTGGTGTCACATGACCAAGCAGGAAACATCAGCCCAGAGGCAGGCGGTATCCATAGCACAG AGCCAGGAAAATAA
- the LOC135237317 gene encoding CD63 antigen-like — protein sequence MAVEGGAKCIKYLLFFFNFLFWICGLALIILGVLAQLALNNTLAIEKESISAVPLVVIVVGAIVFFIAFFGCCGAFRESHWMITTFSVLLSFIVLIQIGAAIAGYIYRGKLNEIVDSDLKDMVSKYTNSSAEFKKAVDEMQKDLKCCGVNSSADWTSFRPDGKSVPDSCCIKQTLDCGKEAMQDADKVYQKGCLSLVKDSLRKNVQLVIVAAVVIAFLQVLGIVFACILMKSIRSGYQVM from the exons ATGGCAGTTGAAGGAGGGGCTAAGTGCATTAAATACCTACTGTTCTTTTTCAACTTCCTCTTCTGG ATATGTGGCCTGGCCCTGATTATACTGGGCGTCCTAGCTCAGCTGGCCTTGAATAACACCCTTGCGATTGAGAAGGAATCCATCTCAGCCGTACCCCTGGTCGTCATCGTGGTGGGCGCGATCGTCTTCTTCATCGCCTTCTTCGGGTGCTGTGGGGCCTTTAGGGAGAGCCACTGGATGATCACCACG TTCTCTGTCCTCCTCAGTTTCATTGTCCTCATTCAGATCGGCGCTGCCATCGCTGGTTATATCTATCGGGGCAAA CTAAATGAAATTGTGGATTCCGATCTCAAAGATATGGTTAGCAAGTACACCAACAGTTCTGCAGAATTCAAGAAAGCTGTGGACGAAATGCAGAAGGAC CTGAAGTGCTGCGGGGTGAATTCTTCTGCTGATTGGACGAGCTTCAGGCCAGATGGAAAGTCTGTTCCCGACTCGTGCTGTATCAAACAGACCCTGGACTGTGGAAAAGAAGCCATGCAGGATGCTGACAAAGTGTACCAAAAG GGATGCCTCTCTCTTGTCAAAGACTCCCTGAGGAAGAATGTGCAGCTGGTCATAGTAGCCGCTGTAGTGATTGCTTTCTTGCAG GTGCTGGGGATCGTGTTTGCCTGCATTCTTATGAAGAGCATTCGCAGTGGCTATCAGGTCATGTGA